One window from the genome of Dyella sp. A6 encodes:
- a CDS encoding HlyD family efflux transporter periplasmic adaptor subunit — protein sequence MNTTAPVPDRRIAGKAVAALAVVAAVTTIVWSMIVLSHRPRTHDAYIYAYSASLAPEVSGRVVWIGVHNGQRVHKGQVLLDIDPAPYVLKLRQASAQVDALKAEIALTGRRVDAQGSGAVAAAHEAQRARQQLTLAHDTRLRLEPMLAKGFVTAQQVDQARTDEQAARAQLAAATAKATQARQSIGDVASLEADLLGAEAGEALAARNLRETHIVAPVDGRVAGFDLAPGSFATAGHPLLTVIDDANWYAVANFRETDLRHIRPGEHATVWMMGRDGHPLSGTVQSIGQGVQPEGSVGPGLPRVGRDLDWVVVAQRFPVWIHLDRGSTPFLRIGATASVRVQDAQLR from the coding sequence ATGAACACGACAGCTCCGGTGCCGGACCGTCGTATCGCGGGCAAGGCGGTTGCCGCGCTTGCGGTCGTGGCGGCAGTGACGACCATCGTATGGTCGATGATCGTGCTGAGCCATCGCCCGCGCACGCACGATGCCTACATCTATGCCTATAGCGCCAGCCTCGCGCCCGAGGTCAGCGGACGCGTTGTGTGGATCGGCGTCCACAACGGCCAGCGGGTGCACAAGGGACAGGTGCTGCTGGACATCGATCCCGCGCCCTACGTGCTGAAACTGCGCCAGGCCAGTGCACAGGTTGACGCCCTGAAGGCTGAAATTGCCCTCACCGGTCGTCGGGTCGACGCCCAGGGTTCGGGCGCCGTCGCCGCCGCCCACGAAGCACAACGCGCACGCCAGCAGCTGACACTGGCCCACGACACCCGGCTGCGCCTGGAGCCGATGCTGGCCAAGGGATTCGTCACGGCGCAGCAGGTCGACCAGGCGCGTACCGACGAGCAGGCTGCCCGGGCGCAGCTGGCCGCGGCCACCGCGAAAGCCACCCAGGCCCGGCAGAGCATCGGCGATGTCGCGAGTCTGGAAGCCGACCTGCTTGGTGCCGAAGCCGGCGAAGCCCTGGCCGCACGCAACCTGCGCGAAACGCATATCGTCGCGCCTGTCGACGGCCGGGTCGCCGGCTTCGACCTGGCGCCGGGCTCGTTCGCCACCGCAGGCCATCCGCTGCTGACCGTGATCGACGACGCGAACTGGTATGCCGTCGCCAATTTCCGCGAAACCGACCTGCGCCATATCAGGCCCGGCGAACACGCCACGGTGTGGATGATGGGCCGCGACGGGCATCCGCTCAGCGGCACCGTGCAGAGCATCGGCCAGGGGGTTCAGCCGGAAGGATCGGTCGGCCCGGGCTTGCCGCGGGTCGGTCGTGATCTCGACTGGGTAGTGGTCGCGCAGCGCTTTCCGGTATGGATTCATCTGGATCGCGGCAGCACGCCGTTCCTGCGTATCGGAGCGACCGCTTCGGTGCGGGTGCAAGATGCGCAGCTGCGCTGA
- a CDS encoding YtcA family lipoprotein translates to MLEHPRPRKLHVSAVAMAVLLLSSCSAAPSRNILGSYFPSWMLCAVFGIAGVAAIRFVLVRTGIDAALPLPVLVYLSLWIAVTLGLWLVWLA, encoded by the coding sequence ATGCTCGAACATCCACGGCCACGAAAGCTGCATGTTTCCGCCGTGGCGATGGCCGTGCTCCTGTTGAGCAGCTGCAGCGCTGCACCCTCGCGCAACATCCTCGGCTCGTATTTCCCCAGCTGGATGTTGTGTGCCGTGTTCGGCATCGCCGGTGTCGCGGCGATCCGCTTCGTGCTGGTCAGGACCGGCATCGACGCCGCGTTGCCGCTGCCCGTGCTGGTCTACCTGAGCCTGTGGATCGCGGTGACGCTCGGTCTTTGGCTGGTATGGCTGGCATGA
- a CDS encoding FUSC family protein, whose amino-acid sequence MRSCAESPPRDGLPGLLRLELQVDPARWRSMLRITACTVVMLIVTMTFRIPLPAYAIYIVFVVSQSDAASTLITAIGGTLAITLAVSLSILLYVFDAGAPALRIPLLALSAFLGPFLARTSSLGPVAFLSGYVLVLTQTLLDESPATEPVVHGVLWLWVIVVVPVMVTVAVTLATGERPATLARRQATAVLAGLAAYLEHPGTQDPQRLRGQLVALEQLKTRAQNWDRRLQVFALEDNAMLALLMEALDIAVTLPADTPQGMRRELAGALQQAGRHLLARRRGQAPSGHGERASASPNPDRPNPGQPRPDQPTALALQQVIDELLLRSLGHGDATALPDPPAPRAFFIADAFRNREHARFAVKVMLAVLGAYATYTLLDWPGIRTAVTTCFFVSMTTFGESLHKFTLRISGALIGGLLAGLCLVFVLPRLDDIGQFCLVMAAVSLFAAWISTGSEAISYAGMQIAFAFFLGTLQGFAPASDLTVLRDRVVGILIGNAWVTLMFASLWPVSTATEIRRLQASMFSTLAARLRQDASEPSRASSGLALGRQRAHADQLRARSHFEWRPVSHDRLLVDAAAADRIVSHARVLLRLRQTTAATPDTQSADADIAAKLDALVQPQDHTDPASRPPATSTNALSRARRQLLEDIDHAMHAH is encoded by the coding sequence ATGCGCAGCTGCGCTGAGTCGCCACCGCGCGACGGTTTGCCCGGTCTGCTGCGCCTGGAGCTGCAGGTCGACCCGGCGCGCTGGCGCAGCATGCTGCGCATCACCGCGTGCACCGTGGTGATGCTGATCGTCACCATGACCTTCCGCATTCCGTTGCCGGCCTACGCGATCTATATCGTGTTCGTGGTCAGCCAGTCGGACGCGGCCTCGACCCTGATCACCGCGATCGGCGGCACCCTGGCGATCACCCTGGCGGTCAGCCTGTCGATCCTGCTGTACGTGTTCGATGCCGGTGCACCGGCCCTGCGCATTCCGCTGCTGGCGCTCAGCGCGTTTCTCGGTCCGTTCCTGGCGCGCACCAGCTCGCTCGGGCCGGTGGCGTTCCTGTCCGGCTACGTGCTGGTGTTGACCCAGACCCTGCTCGACGAAAGCCCGGCAACCGAACCGGTGGTGCATGGCGTGCTATGGCTGTGGGTCATCGTGGTGGTACCAGTAATGGTGACCGTCGCCGTCACCCTGGCCACGGGCGAACGTCCGGCAACCCTGGCGCGCAGACAGGCCACCGCGGTACTCGCCGGGCTGGCTGCCTACCTCGAACATCCCGGCACACAGGACCCGCAGCGCCTGCGCGGACAACTTGTCGCGCTGGAACAGCTGAAGACCCGCGCACAGAACTGGGACAGGCGCCTGCAAGTCTTCGCGCTGGAGGACAACGCCATGCTGGCGCTGTTGATGGAAGCGCTGGACATCGCCGTCACGCTGCCTGCCGACACGCCGCAGGGCATGCGTCGCGAGCTTGCCGGTGCGCTGCAGCAGGCCGGCCGCCACCTGCTGGCACGGCGCCGTGGCCAGGCGCCATCCGGGCACGGCGAACGCGCATCCGCATCTCCGAATCCTGACCGACCCAATCCGGGCCAACCGAGACCGGATCAGCCCACCGCGCTGGCCTTGCAGCAGGTCATCGACGAACTGCTGCTGAGATCTCTGGGGCACGGCGATGCGACCGCGTTGCCGGACCCACCCGCCCCACGCGCATTCTTCATCGCCGACGCCTTCCGCAACCGCGAGCATGCGCGCTTCGCCGTCAAGGTCATGCTGGCCGTGCTCGGTGCCTATGCGACCTACACCCTGCTGGACTGGCCCGGCATCCGCACCGCCGTGACCACCTGCTTCTTCGTGTCCATGACCACGTTTGGCGAGAGCCTGCACAAGTTCACGCTGCGGATTTCCGGTGCGCTCATCGGTGGACTGCTGGCCGGGCTCTGCCTGGTCTTCGTGCTGCCCAGGCTGGACGATATCGGCCAGTTCTGCCTGGTGATGGCAGCGGTGTCGCTGTTCGCTGCCTGGATCAGCACCGGCAGCGAAGCGATCTCCTACGCCGGCATGCAGATCGCGTTCGCCTTTTTCCTGGGCACGCTGCAGGGCTTCGCGCCCGCCAGCGACCTGACCGTGCTGCGCGACCGCGTGGTCGGCATCCTGATCGGCAATGCCTGGGTAACGCTGATGTTCGCGTCGCTGTGGCCGGTCAGCACCGCAACGGAAATCCGGCGACTGCAGGCATCGATGTTCAGCACCCTGGCTGCACGGTTGCGCCAGGACGCCAGCGAGCCCTCCCGCGCCTCAAGCGGATTGGCGCTGGGCAGGCAGCGGGCTCACGCCGATCAGTTGCGCGCGCGCAGCCACTTCGAATGGCGCCCGGTCAGCCACGACCGCCTGCTTGTGGACGCAGCAGCGGCCGACCGTATCGTGTCGCACGCACGGGTGCTGCTCCGTCTGCGGCAGACCACGGCCGCAACGCCGGATACACAGTCCGCCGATGCCGACATCGCCGCGAAACTGGATGCCCTGGTCCAGCCGCAGGACCATACCGACCCGGCCAGCCGTCCACCGGCTACGTCGACGAACGCATTGAGCCGGGCTCGCCGGCAGTTGCTGGAGGACATCGACCATGCGATGCATGCGCACTGA